GCTGTCGCTTTAATACTATTCAAAAAGTGGTAAATGTCGTATTCATGAACACTTTGTTTACAACGCCAACTATCGATCGTTTGTTGCATCCGGTTATACATCATCTCTTGGTACTGTTTCACATGCATCCCACCTTGTTAGAGGATCACTAAGCTGTATTTGAATTATCGCAATTATACAACCCTTTTTAACAAAAAACGACACTTTTTCTTAATTTGCCAAGAAAAGTATTAGATGTACAGGCCATTAGAACTGACTAATAAAGAGGTATGGGTGGGTATTCCTCCCTGAATATTAATAGCTTTCTTCTCGTTTTAGTTTCCAGTCAATAATTATAAATCCCTTATTTTTTCCTCTTATTACCTCTCATAACCCTTTATACACCAACTAAAAAGGGCTTTAAACGGTGTGCTACAAACGTAGAGGAGGATATGCTTAGACAAATAGCTTTAGCGCTGTAGTCACTAGTTCTTTCTACATTTTTCTCCTTAAGGTTCTCACTCCTGTCACTGTTTGCTATGACATAAGTAAGGTGTCTTCTTATTTTTTTTAGGGTCTTTAGTCGTCATTTCGGGGCTTTTTTATCATAAGGTTCTTTTCATAATCGGGGGTCAGCTCTTTGAATCGCTTAATAATGAGGAGAGGGGTTATATTTTCGCCCCATAACATAGCGCATTAGAATTTAAAAAAGTGTAGGAAAATTATTTCCCACACTCTCTACCTATCTATATGATGTGATCGTTCCAATTTTTGAATAGCCAGGGAGAACCGATTATACTATATATAGCCGTTAAAAAATCGGACGCATTTTTTTTACTTCCTGCTTCGATCTGCTGGAAAGCGAACCCCTAACTGATCCCGAGCCTCTGTCATAACGTGAGACGTTGTTAGAGACGTAGACAATGTATTCACCATCTCATCTGTAGATTCCCCTTTTATTTTCTGATGGAAGGCATCAATTTCATAACTCATTACCGGCTTAGTTTGAGATTCACCTAGGACTTCTTCTGAGCCATCCCGGTAGTATACACGCATATCAGATAATGTCTGAATATGATCGATGACAATCGACCCGTTCTCACCTTGAATTTCTGATGGCAAACGGGAATTGGTAATTTTTGAATACATCGCGATTCCTTCCATCTCAGGATACGACAACACGACCGTACCTTCTCCATCTACTCCTGATTCAAGCAATACACCAGTGGCTTGAACGTTTTCTGGTTCGCCAAATAAATCTACAATCGGATAGAGACAATATAAGCCGATATCCATTAATGAGCCATTAGATAATTCAGGTTTAAATGCATTTAGAACCGTGCCTTCCTTATAAGCATCATACCTCGAAGAGTATTGGCAAAAATTCGTCACAATACGACGGATCGGAGCGATCTTCTCAATAGCATGACGTAGGTGTTTAAAATTAGGGAGTGCTGTGTTTTTCACCGCTTCCATTAATACAATGCCTTGCTTTTCAGCTGTTTTAATCATGTCAGTTACTTCTTGATCGTGTGAGGCGATAGGCTTTTCACACAACACATGCTTGCCATGTTGCATACATAGGATCGCTTGTTCAGCATGCAATGCCGTAGGACTGGCGATATAAACCGCATCTATTTCGTGACTTGCAGCCATATCTTCAAGCTGTGTAAAGGTGTGCTCGGCGCCATGCTTTTGAGCAAATTCCTTCGCTCTCTCTTCTGTTCGTGAATAGACGGCTGTTAATTTAAAGTCCTTCGTCGTTTGACCCGCTTCCACAAACCAATCTGTTATAAAATTTGTCCCAATAACGCCATATCTAATCATCTATTATTCCTTCTTTCCTTGTTTATTTAATTGTTCATGTAACAGGCCAAAGCCTGGTGTAACCGCTGTCCACGCCAGTTATGTGGGCCAAGCTTTCAATTTCCCCTTCTAAACATATCTTCTGGCATGACTCCTTCAATATACACGGGGCTATTCCCGAGGTTTACTCGATGGAAAGGCGACCAGCCTAGCTCATCAGTAATCAAAGGAGGAGTCACCTGCCCTGCTGAAGCATCTGTTACTTCAAAATTTAATCGCTTACCGGTTGAAAAGCGTTATCCTAACTAAAATGAACATCGCGTAATGTTGACATCGTTTTCCCCATTTATTATGTATAAGTTGCATGAGTAGTCTCTTTCATAATAGCACATCCTATTAAAACATTTCATTTAAGTTGCAACATGTAGAATGACATTTACATAAGAAAGATGTCATCTCCATATTACAGGCTGCATCAACTTTTTAGGACATTAGCTTAATTTTATGTTTTTTCATAAAAACGGTTGTTTTATTAGCTAAACCTCTCTATAATGTCCTTTATACAAATACAAATGTATTTTAAACAGAGACGTTTTTCAGGAGTGGTATTTAATGACTAAAAATATGAATGTAGGATTACTCGGCTTTGGAACGGTAGGAACAGGCGTTTTACAAATTATCCAAAACCATCAAGACAAACTTAAGCATCAGTTAGGCTGTTCAGTTACCGTTAAAAAAATTCTAGTAAGCAACCTTCACAAACAACGCTCGACTGACGTGGATCAAGAGCAATTAACAACGAGAGCGGAGGATATTCTCGATGATGACGATATCGATGTGATCGTTGAAGTGATGGGCGGTATTGATGACGCTCGCCATTACATTCGCCACGCCCTAAAAAATGGTAAACATGTGATTACGGCTAATAAAGACGTGATGGCTCTCCATGGCAGTGAATTATTACAGCTAGCTGACAAACAGGGCTGTGATTTATTTTATGAGGCGAGTGTTGCAGGAGGTATTCCCATTTTAAGGACTCTCGTGGCAGGGCTTGCGTCAGACCGCATTACGAAAATGATGGGAATCGTCAATGGTACGACGAATTATATTTTAACAAAAATGTCGAAGGAAGGTCGCGTTTATAACGAAGTCCTAAAAGAAGCACAAGCGCTTGGCTATGCGGAAGCTGACCCTACTTCTGACGTAGAGGGCCTAGATGCAGCAAGAAAGATTGCTATTCTTGGCACACTCGGCTTTTCCATGAACCTTGAGTTAGATGATGTTTCAGTGAAAGGTATTTCCAATATCACGAGTGACGATCTTTCATATGGTGACCAATTAGGCTATACGATGAAGCTCGTGGGCATCGCTAACCGATCTGGGGACAAAGTAGAAGTGAGTGTTCAGCCAACACTTGTTCCTCATGAGCACCCTTTATCTTCCGTGGATGATGAATTCAACGCTGTATACGTCTATGGAGAAGCCGTCGGTGAAACGATGTACTATGGGGCTGGAGCTGGACAGCTTCCAACAGCAACAGCTGTTGTGTCAGACCTTGTGGAAGTTTTAAAAAATAAACGTCTTGGCGTTAATGGTAACAGTGTCGTCATACCTCAATTCGATAAAAAACTTAAAACTGATGATGATATTTTTTCTAAGTTCTTTTTGCGTATTCACGCCAAAGATGTCCCTGGTACCTTCTCTGCTCTCACATCTTTATTTGATGAGCATGGCGTTAGTCTCGAAAAGATTTTGCAAGTACCACTTAACGATGGTAAGTTGGCTGAAATCATCGTTGTAACACACGCCGTCTCAAAGAAAAACTACGAAAATGTGCTTACTAAATTGAATGACACGGATGTGGTCGTGGATGTTAAAAGCAGCTACCGTGTGGAAGGAGAATAAATAATGATGTGGCGAGGATTACTTGAAGAATATAAAGCATACTTACCGGTCAATGACCAAACACCAATGCTCTCTTTACAGGAGGGAAATACGCCTCTTTTACCATTAAAGCATTTGTCAGAAAAATGGGATATAGACCTCCATGTGAAGTATGACGGGGCAAACCCCACTGGTTCCTTCAAAGATCGAGGGATGGTCATGGCCGTAGCTAAGGCTAAGGAAGCAGGTAGTGAGGCGATTATGTGCGCCTCTACTGGAAACACGTCGGCGGCTGCAGCGGCTTATGCCGCCCAAGCGAAATTGCGTTGCTTGATCGTCATCCCAGAAGGAAAAATTGCCATGGGAAAACTCGCTCAAGCTGTCGTTTACGGAGCTGAAATTTTTAGTATTGAAGGCAACTTTGACAATGCCCTTCAAATGGTTAGAAATCTCGCTGAGCAGTCTCCTATTACACTCGTAAACTCAGTAAACCCATACCGAATTGAAGGTCAAAAAACAGCGGCATTTGAAATCTGTGATGCACTAGGATCAGCGCCAGATGTTTTGACAATCCCTGTAGGTAATGCCGGTAATATCACAGCCTATTGGAAAGGATTTCAAGAATATAATGTGAAGAAAGGAACCGGTTTACCACAAATGCGTGGCTTCGAAGCTGAAGGAGCAGCAGCGATTGTTAAAAACCGTGTTATCGATGCTCCCGAAACGTTGGCTACAGCCATTCGGATCGGTAACCCTGCCAGCTGGGACAAAGCAGTGAAAGCAGCGGAAGAGTCTTCCGGGAAAATTGACTTTGTTACGGATGATGACATTGTTGAAGCTTACAAACTCCTCGCTCGTGAAGAAGGCATATTTGCTGAGCCCGCCTCTGCCGCTTCTCTAGCTGGGTTAAAGAAACAATTAGAGTCAGGGGAGATTAAAAAAGGGTCTCGTGTCGTCTCCGTTTTAACAGGTAATGGCTTGAAAGACCCTAATACAGCGATCGATACAGCACCTGTTAAACCAGTGGCCCTCCCAAATGACGAATCTGTAGTCATTGATCATATGTTAGGTCGTGTCAACCAATGACTGCGTTCGACAACTTTTCCATCCGAGTACCGGCGAGCACCGCTAACTTAGGTCCTGGATTTGATTCAATAGGTATGGCATTGAACCGCTATTTAACATTGTATGTCACACCTAGCGACAGATGGGCGTTTAAAGGACGTACAGCCAACCTTGAAAGTATCCCTGAAGGAAAAGACAACCTTATCTACAGAATCGCTGCGTGGATTGCTGACGAATATGATAAAGACCTTCCACCAGCTGAAGTGGTGATGGAGAGTGAGATCCCTCTCTCGCGCGGCTTCGGGAGTAGCGCGACTGCCATAGTAGCCGGTATCGAACTCGCTAATCAACTATTAGCCCTAACACTTTCTCCTGAAGAAAAAACACGTTGGGGAAGCATTTACGAGGGACACCCAGATAACATAGCTCCATCTATTTATGGCGGTCTTATTATTGGTAGTCACGGAGATGACGAGACAAATATTGTTTTAGCAAGCACACCGACGCTCGATTTAATTGCACTTATTCCTGACTATGAATTAAGCACGCGAGAGTCCCGTGATACATTGCCCGAAGCTTTAACTTATAAAGAAGCTGTTAAAGTTAGCAGCATTAGCAATGTACTAGTCGCCGCCATTTTACAAAACAATTGGGAATTAGCTGGCAGGATGATGATGAAGGATTTATTTCATCTCCCCTATCGCATGCCTCATATTTCTGAATGGCAAAAAGCTGCCGAGATAGCTGATCAATTACCTATATATGGCGTGACACTAAGTGGAGCAGGCCCTATCGTTCTTTTCTTCGCACCTAAAGGAAAAGGCAAAGACGTTCAATTGCAGGTAAAAAATCATTTCCCTGATCATCAGGTGGACTTACTTGCTGTTGACACTGAAGGGGTTACTGTTACCCTAGAAGCTGTTTCATCCCATCTTTAATTAATCGACCTTCAATCAGTGGGAGTTTTCCTTTATCCCCCACTGATTGTTCGTTTAACTTATGGGACCTTTAGGGGCAGTTTATCCCCCACCTCAACTTGTCGATCTTCTTAAGTTTTGAGGTGAGGGTTTTACTGCCCCTTAAGAGTGGGATAAATTAGCATTATCCTTATCTATATTCTAAAAAAAGTAGTATGCTTTAGACCGACAAGACTAGGAAACGTCTATATTCACTATTAAATTAAGGAATATCGAGAGCGTTGAAGCTGGAAATCACAATCTTGAATTGCTCGACATCACCGCTAATATCATCGTCGAAGTAGCGTTTTAAATAAAATTTCTCCTATAAAAAGTTTTGAGTAATATAGTCTTTCTCTAAGTAATTGATTCACTCACATGTGTATCACTTCGACATGACCTCGCTGTGACTTAGGTCCCTGGTAAGACTATGTTTACTCGTCTCGCTCTTCCTTATCTTCAGGGCTTAAATTCCCACTACCTACAAAAGTTTTGTTTTGATCGTATTTCTTTACCCAGTTATGTAGAGTCTGTTCTGCCAGATCCAGCTCACGAGCCACTTCCGTCTTCCACTTGCCGTTATAAATCATCTGAACAGCTAGTAATTTAAAATCCTTGTCATATGATTTTCTCATCTTGGACACTCCCCTTAAATGGTTAGTCATCATTACACGTGAATTTCTTCCAATTTATAGTGTCCGTTATTTAGACTAACATCAATTATTAAAGTTCTTTTTATTATTATATGTCTATATTAAAAATCCATCATTTTCTTAGCTGCTATCTTCGTCGTTTTCTTTGCCATTACAAAAGTGCAAATAATTAGCTTAAACTCGACGACATATTAATTTCTTTACGTGTATACGCGAATCAGGATACATTTTTCTCTTCATTACGACTTAGACTCTAAATTAGAAGTGAAACTTATCCTTTTTTTGTATAGAGCTAATTTTTGACCTTGTATGTTGTGAAGAATTTTAGTTTTATTTATCAAACTCCACATATTTCCTTTTTGTTAGTTTAATAGCAATATGTAAGATAATACATCTCATATTTAGTCAAAATGGTCGCATGTTAGAAAATATTTGTAAATAAAAGGTCAAAAAATACATAAAAAACTTAAGATTAATTGTAACTACTATGGTTATTATTATCTCTTTAATTTCCTGATCTTTTATTTTTTTAAAAAAAATCTCAAGGAATCAGTTTCTTGGACAAAGGCTATTCCATCTGATTCGTTTTAAATATATAATTGAGAATTAAATGGTGATATTGTATAAATTATATCAAAATTAATAATCGCTTCTTTCTTATTATCCACCCCCTTATTATTTATTTTAAGTTTTTTAGTTCATTTATTTCTAATAAATTTATTTGTTATATTTAAATTAACGTAGGACTCCTTAAACTTGTTAATCCGTTTAGGGTTGATAGTAAGACTTTTATTTTAAAATATTTTTCAGGCTTCTTCATGAAAAAACATGGTTGGATGCCAACTATAAACAGTAGTGGCTTCCATCATGCTGCAAGCTTTCATATCCTTAGAGCTTACGTCCATTCCAACAAATAACTTCATAGAGTTACCTCCTTTCGTTTTAAGATCAAAGAAGGATTCTTCGAGTATCCCTAGCATATTTGTCGATCAATCGCCCTCGCGTACGAGAACTCACCCAGACTCACTTAACTTCCTATAATATCCAACTACTAGTGTGTATTGCTAGAGAAAACAGCCTGCGAGTTAAAAATACGAACAAGTGGGAACAGACTTCTCAAGTAGTCATAGGATCTCCAAACGATCCTAATATCATAATATAGGGACACCACAGAAATCTAACCTATCAATTGAAATTTTTCTTGATAACGGAGGCTAGCTCTTTACTTTCTGAAAGAGTATCTATGAGTTATCAAAGAGCAATAATTCAACTGGAAATCACCTCGAAAAAGGCCTGTAAACTTACTATAAGGAGAAGAGAAAATGAAAAATCAACGCTGGCTCTCATTGAACTTTTTTACATTCTTTATAACGTATGGTATATATTTACCTTATTGGACAGGTTGGCTAGTGAAGGGAAAAGGATTGAGTGTCGCGGAAGCAAGTTTAATCATGGGATTTGGCTTATTGGCACGTGGTTTATCATCACTCTTTGCCTTCCCTCTTGCATCAAAATATTGGAGCAGTCAAAGGATAATTCTTGTTTTCACAGTCAGTTCACTTGTGGCAACGTTACTTTATATTCCATCCTTGTCATTTAGCACTCTTTTTATTGTAACAGTTATATTTAGTGCTATTTATCCATCCCTACTTCCAGCTATTGATAGTACAGCAGGTGCTTTGGTACAGAAAGGAAACATACATTACGGTAAAAGCCGTGCGTATGGTTCAATTGGCTTTATTATTTCAGTGCTTATTATTAGCATTGTAACAAACTTTTTTGGAGAACAGGCTATCTTATGGAGTATGATTGTTGGACTTAGTTTAATGTTACTATTGCGCTTTCTATCTACACCCGACCTACTTAAGGTGAAGCCAACAACTAAGGAGCGTAAGGAGTCACTAACCATTCGCAATTTATGGAAAGTTAAAAGTTTTCCAATTGTGTTACTTATAGTTGTTTTACTGCAAGGATCACATGCCTCGTACTATAATTTCGGTTACATATATTTACAGGCTTTAGGTGCGGAAAGATATTATATTGGGATGATAATTAATGTTGCGGTTATTTTTGAAATTCTTTATTTTTTAAAGGCTGATCACTTTTTTAAGAAATGGCAGTCTTCTTCCCTATTATTACTAGCTGCTTCAGGATCGACTTTGCGCTGGTTACTTTTATCTTTAATCCCAAATGTGTACGTATTTGTGTTATCGCAAAGTTTACATGCACTATCATTTGGAGTAGCGCATTATGCATATATTCGTTATATAACTAAAAATTTGCCCAAGCAGCAAATTCCTAATGCGCAAGGAATTTATTCTGCTGTCGCATTAAGTTTTAGCACTGCTGTTTTAACACTAGCAGGAGGTTTTTTATATGATTTTTCTTCAAGGCTTGCATTTTTAGCGATGATTGTATGTACTGTTCCAGCGATTTTGATCATTATGATGACAAAAAAACATTATGAGTATTAATTTTGTCACACATGTTTATAACCGCTCCAAATTAACTAGTGATCAAAATAACTGTTCAAACAGTAATACGAATATAGCTAAAAAATTTAATACTAGAACTTTTCATGAAAATGTTACAATATTTTGGATTTTAATATAAACATTTAATATTTTTACAAAAAATGTGTTATATTCCTTGTGTGGATATATATATAAGGGAGTGAAAAAATGAACTGCAAATTTGCTATACCCTATAATGGAGACGAAAAATTAATTGATGAAGTTATATCAGATTATCTACCATTTGTAGAAAGTTTTTATGGAAGTTTTGGATTAGATAAATTCGGTGGAGGACGAGCTCAAAAAGAAAATTTTATAAAATCTAAAGAAGAGTTGAAACAAATAATTAAAAAGTTAGAACGTAATAATATTGAATTTAATTATGTAATTAATAATACAAGTCTTATGAATAAAGAGTTTCAGCCTGATTTTATAAAAGAATTTAAATCTTTTATAAGCTTACTTATCTCTTTAGGTGTAAAGATTGTAACCCTTTGCAATCCATATCTCATTAGTTTAACTAAAGAATTTTTCCCGGAAATAAAGATATCAGCCTCTGTAAATTTTAAAATTAGAAGCTTGGATGAATTACAA
The Salipaludibacillus sp. LMS25 DNA segment above includes these coding regions:
- the thrC gene encoding threonine synthase produces the protein MWRGLLEEYKAYLPVNDQTPMLSLQEGNTPLLPLKHLSEKWDIDLHVKYDGANPTGSFKDRGMVMAVAKAKEAGSEAIMCASTGNTSAAAAAYAAQAKLRCLIVIPEGKIAMGKLAQAVVYGAEIFSIEGNFDNALQMVRNLAEQSPITLVNSVNPYRIEGQKTAAFEICDALGSAPDVLTIPVGNAGNITAYWKGFQEYNVKKGTGLPQMRGFEAEGAAAIVKNRVIDAPETLATAIRIGNPASWDKAVKAAEESSGKIDFVTDDDIVEAYKLLAREEGIFAEPASAASLAGLKKQLESGEIKKGSRVVSVLTGNGLKDPNTAIDTAPVKPVALPNDESVVIDHMLGRVNQ
- a CDS encoding 3-phenylpropionate MFS transporter is translated as MKNQRWLSLNFFTFFITYGIYLPYWTGWLVKGKGLSVAEASLIMGFGLLARGLSSLFAFPLASKYWSSQRIILVFTVSSLVATLLYIPSLSFSTLFIVTVIFSAIYPSLLPAIDSTAGALVQKGNIHYGKSRAYGSIGFIISVLIISIVTNFFGEQAILWSMIVGLSLMLLLRFLSTPDLLKVKPTTKERKESLTIRNLWKVKSFPIVLLIVVLLQGSHASYYNFGYIYLQALGAERYYIGMIINVAVIFEILYFLKADHFFKKWQSSSLLLLAASGSTLRWLLLSLIPNVYVFVLSQSLHALSFGVAHYAYIRYITKNLPKQQIPNAQGIYSAVALSFSTAVLTLAGGFLYDFSSRLAFLAMIVCTVPAILIIMMTKKHYEY
- the thrB gene encoding homoserine kinase translates to MTAFDNFSIRVPASTANLGPGFDSIGMALNRYLTLYVTPSDRWAFKGRTANLESIPEGKDNLIYRIAAWIADEYDKDLPPAEVVMESEIPLSRGFGSSATAIVAGIELANQLLALTLSPEEKTRWGSIYEGHPDNIAPSIYGGLIIGSHGDDETNIVLASTPTLDLIALIPDYELSTRESRDTLPEALTYKEAVKVSSISNVLVAAILQNNWELAGRMMMKDLFHLPYRMPHISEWQKAAEIADQLPIYGVTLSGAGPIVLFFAPKGKGKDVQLQVKNHFPDHQVDLLAVDTEGVTVTLEAVSSHL
- a CDS encoding transposase, giving the protein MRKSYDKDFKLLAVQMIYNGKWKTEVARELDLAEQTLHNWVKKYDQNKTFVGSGNLSPEDKEERDE
- a CDS encoding homoserine dehydrogenase, which translates into the protein MTKNMNVGLLGFGTVGTGVLQIIQNHQDKLKHQLGCSVTVKKILVSNLHKQRSTDVDQEQLTTRAEDILDDDDIDVIVEVMGGIDDARHYIRHALKNGKHVITANKDVMALHGSELLQLADKQGCDLFYEASVAGGIPILRTLVAGLASDRITKMMGIVNGTTNYILTKMSKEGRVYNEVLKEAQALGYAEADPTSDVEGLDAARKIAILGTLGFSMNLELDDVSVKGISNITSDDLSYGDQLGYTMKLVGIANRSGDKVEVSVQPTLVPHEHPLSSVDDEFNAVYVYGEAVGETMYYGAGAGQLPTATAVVSDLVEVLKNKRLGVNGNSVVIPQFDKKLKTDDDIFSKFFLRIHAKDVPGTFSALTSLFDEHGVSLEKILQVPLNDGKLAEIIVVTHAVSKKNYENVLTKLNDTDVVVDVKSSYRVEGE
- a CDS encoding Gfo/Idh/MocA family protein, with product MIRYGVIGTNFITDWFVEAGQTTKDFKLTAVYSRTEERAKEFAQKHGAEHTFTQLEDMAASHEIDAVYIASPTALHAEQAILCMQHGKHVLCEKPIASHDQEVTDMIKTAEKQGIVLMEAVKNTALPNFKHLRHAIEKIAPIRRIVTNFCQYSSRYDAYKEGTVLNAFKPELSNGSLMDIGLYCLYPIVDLFGEPENVQATGVLLESGVDGEGTVVLSYPEMEGIAMYSKITNSRLPSEIQGENGSIVIDHIQTLSDMRVYYRDGSEEVLGESQTKPVMSYEIDAFHQKIKGESTDEMVNTLSTSLTTSHVMTEARDQLGVRFPADRSRK